ACGGAGAGAAAAATGCATTCAGATTCCCTTGAAGAAAAGAAGCTGTCACTACAGAGTGATGACCATTTCTTTTGGCAATATTGATTCCTATTGAACTAGAAAAATATTGATTGATCTTATAATTTACTTCATTTTCAAATAAAATGGTAGAAATATCTCCAGATCCCAAGAATGACATTCCTGCTCCAAATTGGTAATCTAGTTGAGATTTTTTTTCTTGAGCTACTGCTTCTAGGCTAAGTAACATAATAACTATTATTAATATGTTCTTTTTCATTGACTAATACAGGTTAGTTATTTTTATTGCTTTTCTAGAATTTTTTTGATTTCATTTTTGGTCAAGCCTGTTAGTTTTTGAATGATGGCTAAATCAAGACCCAATTTAATAGAGTTTAAAACAATATCAATGTTTTTTTGTTCTATTCCCTGTTCTATTCCTTGTTCAATTCCTTGTTCAAAACTATAATCCAAGGAGTTTTGGATATCTCGATAGTATTTCAAACTTCCTTCGTAGTTTTCGTATTCGTCACGGGTCATTTTTGCTACTTCGGCGGCTTCAAAAAGTTTTTCGAAGATGGTTTCTCTTAGAGCATCAGGTACTCTATCAAGTTTATGGAGGTTTT
The genomic region above belongs to Flavobacteriales bacterium and contains:
- a CDS encoding Rpn family recombination-promoting nuclease/putative transposase, with protein sequence ELKSVYTIGILDFVFDNDGDTEEEKEKYLHEVQLVDIDTHKVFYDKLTFIYLEMPNFNKSVDELETRFDKWLYVIKNLHKLDRVPDALRETIFEKLFEAAEVAKMTRDEYENYEGSLKYYRDIQNSLDYSFEQGIEQGIEQGIEQKNIDIVLNSIKLGLDLAIIQKLTGLTKNEIKKILEKQ